The following proteins are co-located in the Naumovozyma dairenensis CBS 421 chromosome 9, complete genome genome:
- the SIT1 gene encoding siderophore transporter (similar to Saccharomyces cerevisiae SIT1 (YEL065W)), producing the protein MSLESSHSNQGEEEIAQKETYSVHSTDISSGSEISIKDAGVQNIEVYAEQYKKPYYRVLLFFSLFLVAYAYGLDGNIRYTYQAYATSSYSQHSLLSTVNCIKTVIAAAGQIWFARASDIFGRLTMLIIAILFYVVGTIIESQATNVARFTAGGCFYQVGYTGAMLIVEVIATDFSNLNWRLLALFVPALPFIINTWISGDVTSAVGGDWKWGIGMWAFIFPLACIPLGCCMLHMRYLANKNSKDKLAKHVMVPKDKEWKRYFFIDVLFWKLDMIGLLLMVCFFGCVLVPFTLAGGMNSEWKTAHIIVPEVIGWVVCLPLYILWEMKFSKHPLTPWALLKDRGVFSALIIATMINFCWYMQGDYMYTVLVVAVHESVKSATRITSLYSFVSVLTGTGLGLVLIKVRRTKPFIIFGISMWFVAFGLLIRYRGDSASHAGIIGSLCLLGFGAGFFTYTTQASIQATTRSHQKLAVITALYLAAYNIGSGLGSAVSGAVWTNVLPDRISKAIANQTLAAEAYGSPFTFIITNTWGTPDRMAVVKAYRDVQKILCIIGLCFCIPLLCAALFLRNHRLEDVVALNELDEKNVKEDDPVVDFLAKFIPSLRNKKNSGNIPNTTHNNNYNNNSDIELVNTKSTETV; encoded by the coding sequence ATGTCATTAGAATCATCTCACTCCAACCAAGGAGAAGAGGAAATCGCACAAAAGGAAACCTACAGCGTTCATTCCACGGACATTTCCTCAGGATCAGAAATCAGTATCAAAGATGCTGGTGTTCAAAACATTGAAGTATACGCAGAACAATACAAGAAACCATACTATCGTGTCTTACtatttttctctttattCTTAGTCGCTTACGCATACGGTCTAGATGGTAACATCCGTTACACATACCAAGCTTACGCCACATCATCATACTCTCAGCATTCTCTCCTTTCCACTGTCAATTGTATCAAGACAGTCATTGCCGCAGCTGGACAAATTTGGTTCGCTAGAGCATCCGACATCTTCGGAAGATTAACCATGCTCATCATCGCTATCTTATTCTATGTAGTAGGTACCATTATTGAATCACAAGCAACTAACGTCGCTAGATTCACTGCAGGTGGTTGTTTCTATCAAGTCGGCTACACAGGAGCTATGTTAATCGTTGAAGTCATCGCTACtgatttttctaatttaaaTTGGAGATTATTAGCATTGTTTGTCCCTGCTTTAccattcattattaatactTGGATTAGTGGTGATGTCACATCCGCAGTTGGTGGGGATTGGAAATGGGGGATCGGGATGTGGGCTTTCATTTTCCCGTTGGCTTGTATCCCATTGGGTTGTTGTATGTTACACATGAGATATTTGGCTAATAAGAATTCAAAGGATAAATTGGCTAAACATGTTATGGTTCCAAAGGATAAGGAATGGAAAagatatttcttcattgacGTTTTGTTTTGGAAATTGGATATGATtggattattattgatggtTTGTTTCTTTGGATGTGTGTTGGTTCCATTCACTTTGGCTGGGGGTATGAATAGTGAATGGAAAACTGCTCATATTATTGTTCCAGAAGTTATTGGTTGGGTCGTTTGTTTACCATTGTACATTTTATGGgaaatgaaattttctaaaCATCCTCTAACTCCATGGGctttattgaaagataGAGGTGTATTCTCTGCTTTGATTATTGCTACAATGATTAATTTCTGTTGGTACATGCAAGGTGATTATATGTATACTGTCTTAGTAGTAGCTGTTCATGAATCTGTCAAATCAGCCACAAGAATTACATCTTTGTATTCTTTCGTCTCTGTTCTAACTGGTACAGGGTTGGGTCTTGTTTTGATTAAAGTGAGAAGAACCAAAccattcattatatttggTATCAGTATGTGGTTCGTTGCATTCGGTTTATTAATTCGTTACCGTGGTGACTCTGCTTCTCATGCAGGTATTATTGGTTCATTATGTTTGTTAGGTTTCGGTGCAGGGTTCTTCACTTACACAACACAAGCTTCCATCCAAGCTACTACTAGATCTCATCAAAAGCTTGCAGTCATTACTGCCCTTTATTTGGCAGCATATAATATTGGATCTGGGTTAGGATCCGCCGTTTCAGGTGCTGTTTGGACTAACGTCTTGCCCGATAGAATTTCCAAAGCTATTGCAAATCAAACACTAGCCGCTGAAGCTTATGGATCTCCATTTACATTTATCATAACTAATACTTGGGGTACCCCAGATAGAATGGCTGTTGTTAAAGCATACAGAGATGTTCAAAAAATCCTTTGTATCATTGGTCTTTGTTTCTGTATCCCATTACTTTGTGCTGCTTTATTTCTAAGAAATCATAGATTAGAAGATGTTGTCGCACTTAATGAATTGGATGAAAAGAATGTCAAAGAAGATGATCCCGTGGTTGATTTCCTTGCTAAATTTATTCCATCTTTaagaaataagaaaaattctGGAAATATTCCTAACACAactcataataataactataataataacagtgATATTGAACTTGTTAATACCAAATCTACAGAAACTGTTTAA